One genomic segment of Stigmatopora argus isolate UIUO_Sarg chromosome 3, RoL_Sarg_1.0, whole genome shotgun sequence includes these proteins:
- the LOC144071062 gene encoding kinesin-like protein KIF21A isoform X5, whose translation MTSGQDESSVRVALRIRPQLPREKIEGCHICTYVMPGEPQVILGKDKSFTYDYVFDMDSQQDAIYQTCTEKLIDGCFEGYNATVFAYGQTGSGKTYTMGTGFDVNISDDELGIIPRAVHHLFRGIERRRQAAQEQGSPMPEFKINAQFLELYNEEVLDLFDSVRDGKQKSHIKIHEDANGGIYTVGVTTRTVSSEAEMMQCLKLGALSRTTASTQMNVQSSRSHAIFTIHLCQVRVCTSCDNHEESNDGDNRVSNGNGDMDEYETLSAKFHFVDLAGSERLKRTGATGDRAKEGISINCGLLALGNVISALGDRSKRSSHVPYRDSKLTRLLQDSLGGNSQTVMIACISPSDRDFMETLNTLKYANRARNIKNKVVVNQDKASQQISALRTEIARLQMELMEYKTGKRLAGEDGVESFSDMFHENTMLQTENGNLRVRVKAMQETIDVQRARLTQLLSDQANQALARAGEGGNEEIGNMIQSYIKEIEDLRAKLLESEAVNESLRKNLSRVSNRQTFYSGPGSFSSSSAPEKETSDIIEIAKKDLEKLKKREKKKKKSVSKEDFPDNEQEKSSDRENNGERVSDEADMEPQDGSEHDEGEDDEEEEDDEDMEVEDSSDDSDSESDEKENFQADLANITCEIAIKQKLIDELENSQRRLHTLKQQYEQKLMMLQCKIKDTQLERDRVLQNMNSVESGSDDKARKIKTEYERKLSVMNKELQKLQSAQKEHARLLKNQSQYEKQLRKLQMDVAEMKRTKVRLMKQMKEQQEKNRLNESRRNREIASLKKDQRKQEHQLKLLEAQKRQQELVLRRKTEEVTALRRQARPTSGKVIRKINLPEINQDSSHRPFSGRMYSGHLAFNSSRSSPRRAGGLYSTRMARNKWQSLERHVSDIIMQRMTISNMENDMNRLLKQREELTKRKEKVVKKRARLAREGSDAEKAVVPLNEEVDALSANIDYINDSIADCQANIMQMEEAKEEGDTVDVSTVIGSCTLVEARFLLDHFMSMAINKGLQASQKESQVKVMEGRLKQTEITSATQNQLLFHMLKEKAEFNPELDALLGNALQENGNDSSSDESSASPSVDGNAVSDLTKLCGETKSRNKARRRTTTQMELLYANSEAAPDTADFAGPVLPLAETTDGGSDLMALSPGFSSKISRVSGYRTLSAAEKRASPAPSPLTRRKTYDKAQAAGDRAKLKEIKQGIINPVASTKSRSASLLQCVHVAEGHSKAVLCVDCTDDLLFTGSKDRSCKVWNLVTGQEIMSLAGHPNNVVSVRYSSSLVFTVSTSYIKVWDIRDSAKCIRTLCSSGQVNVGDVCSSNTSRTVTVPVGENLINQIALNPIGTVLYAATGNSVRVWDLRRFASTGKLTGHQGPVMCLTVDQSENNQDLVITGSKDHYVKLFEVTEGSLGSISPTHKFEPPHYDGIESLVVQGDFFFSGSRDNGIKKWDLDRKDLLQQVPNAHRDWVCALGVVPGSPALLSGCRGGVLKLWNTDTLAGLGELKGHDSPINGIATNSSHLFTASDDRTVKIWRARSGGLDSNFDTVDNAAEEVASN comes from the exons ATGACGTCGGGCCAGGATGAAAGTTCGGTCCGTGTGGCGTTGAG GATCCGTCCTCAACTGCCGCGGGAGAAAATTGAAGGATGCCACATCTGCACGTATGTGATGCCTGGCGAGCCTCAGGTCATTCTGGGCAAGGACAAATCCTTCACGTACGATTACGTGTTTGATATGGACTCGCAGCAGGACGCCATCTACCAAACCTGCACCGAGAAGCTGATCGATGGCTGCTTCGAAGGATACAACGCCACCGTCTTTGCCTACGGACAG ACGGGTTCTGGGAAGACATACACCATGGGGACGGGCTTCGATGTCAATATTTCCGACGACGAACTAGGCATCATACCCCGTGCCGTGCACCACCTTTTCCGGGGCATCGAGCGTCGCCGGCAGGCTGCTCAGGAGCAGGGAAGCCCCATGCCAGAGTTTAAGATCAACGCTCAGTTCCTGGAG CTTTACAACGAGGAAGTTCTGGACTTGTTTGACTCGGTGCGGGACGGGAAGCAGAAATCTCACATCAAGATTCACGAGGATGCCAATGGGGGCATCTACACAGTTGGCGTTACCACACGTACCGTGTCCTCTGAAGCCGAG ATGATGCAGTGCCTGAAGCTAGGTGCTCTGTCACGCACCACGGCCAGCACGCAGATGAACGTCCAGAGTTCCCGTTCACATGCCATCTTTACCATCCACCTGTGCCAAGTCCGTGTCTGTACCTCATGCGACAAT CATGAAGAAAGCAACGACGGTGACAATCGGGTCTCCAACGGTAATGGAGACATGGATGAATACGAAACGCTAAGTGCCAAATTCCATTTTGTGGACCTTGCGGGCTCTGAGAGGCTTAAGAGGACTGGTGCCACTGGAGACCGAGCCAAGGAGGGCATTTCCATCAACTGCGGATTG CTGGCCCTAGGAAATGTGATTAGTGCTTTGGGCGACCGTAGCAAGCGGTCCTCGCACGTGCCTTATCGGGACTCTAAACTGACACGACTCCTGCAGGACTCATTGGGAGGAAACAG CCAAACAGTAATGATTGCGTGCATCAGTCCATCCGACCGCGACTTCATGGAGACGCTTAACACGCTCAAGTACGCAAACCGCGCCCGCAACATTAAGAACAAGGTGGTGGTCAACCAAGACAAAGCCAGCCAGCAGATCAGTGCGCTCAGAACTGAGATTGCAAGGCTGCAGATGGAACTCATGGAGTATAAGACG GGCAAACGCTTGGCAGGCGAGGACGGCGTGGAGAGTTTCAGCGACATGTTCCATGAGAACACCATGTTGCAGACGGAAAACGGCAACCTCCGCGTACGGGTGAAGGCCATGCAGGAGACGATTGACGTCCAGCGGGCACGACTCACGCAGCTGCTTAGCGACCAGGCCAACCAGGCCCTTGCAAGAGCGG GTGAAGGAGGCAATGAAGAAATTGGCAACATGATACAGAGTTAcatcaaagaaattgaagatcTCAG AGCCAAGCTTCTTGAGAGTGAGGCGGTCAACGAGAGTCTGCGCAAGAACCTCTCTCGCGTCTCCAACCGCCAGACCTTTTATAGTGGACCCGgttccttttcttcttcttccgccCCCGAAAAGGAAACGTCTGACATCATTGAGATAGCCAAGAAAGACCTAGAGAAACTCAAAAAgcgagagaaaaagaaaaagaaaag CGTCAGCAAAGAGGACTTTCCCGACAACGAGCAGGAAAAGAGCAGCGACAGGGAAAACAATGGCGAGCGAGTCAGCGACGAAGCCGACATG GAGCCACAGGATGGAAGTGAGCACGATGAAGGAGAggatgatgaagaagaggaggacgaTGAGGACATGGAGGTTGAGGACAGCTCAGATGACTCCGACTCTGAGTCTGATGAGAAAG AAAACTTCCAGGCAGACCTGGCCAACATCACGTGCGAGATTGCCATAAAACAGAAGCTGATTGACGAGCTGGAGAACAGCCAGCGTCGCCTGCACACGCTCAAGCAGCAGTATGAGCAAAAGCTGATGATGCTGCAGTGCAAGATCAAGGACACGCAGTTGGAGCGGGATCGCGTCCTCCAGAACATGA ACTCGGTGGAGAGTGGCTCGGATGACAAGGCCCGAAAAATCAAGACGGAATACGAGAGGAAGCTGAGCGTGATGAACAAGGAGCTCCAGAAACTGCAGTCAGCCCAGAAGGAACACGCCCGCCTGCTTAAGAACCAATCGCAGTACGAGAAGCAGCTACGCAAGCTCCAGATGGATGTTGCCGAAATGAAGAGGACCAAG GTGCGCCTCATGAAGCAAATGAAAGAGCAGCAGGAGAAGAACCGCCTCAACGAGTCCCGCCGAAACAGGGAGATCGCCTCTTTGAAGAAGGACCAGCGGAAACAGGAG CACCAATTGAAGTTGCTGGAGGCCCAGAAGCGGCAGCAGGAACTTGTCCTGAGGCGGAAGACCGAGGAG GTGACTGCTCTGCGAAGGCAAGCCAGGCCCACCTCTGGGAAGGTCATTCGTAAGATCAACCTTCCAGAAATCAACCAGGACTCATCCCATCGTCCATTTTCTGGACGCATGTACTCTGGACACCTCGCTTTCAACAGCTCCAG ATCTTCCCCCAGGCGTGCTGGCGGTCTTTACTCCACTCGAATGGCCCGCAACAAGTGGCAGTCTCTGGAGCGGCATGTCTCTGATATCATCATGCAGAGGATGACTATCTCCAATATGGAGAACGACATGAACCGCCTCCTTAAG CAACGTGAGGAGCTGACCAAGCGGAAGGAGAAGGTGGTGAAAAAGAGAGCGCGACTGGCCAGGGAAGGGTCCGATGCTGAGAAGGCAGTGGTCCCGCTGAATGAGGAAGTGGATGCATTGTCTGCCAACATTGATTACATCAATGACAGCATTGCTGACTGTCAGGCCAACATTATGCAAATGGAAGAGGCCAAG GAGGAAGGCGACACTGTGGACGTCTCTACCGTGATTGGTTCCTGCACATTGGTGGAGGCTCGTTTCCTGCTGGATCATTTCATGTCCATGGCTATAAACAAG GGTCTGCAGGCATCCCAGAAGGAGTCCCAGGTGAAGGTGATGGAGGGCCGCCTAAAGCAGACAGAGATCACCAGTGCCACCCAGAACCAGTTGCTTTTCCACATGCTGAAGGAGAAGGCAGAGTTCAACCCAGAGTTGGACGCGCTGCTCGGTAACGCCTTGCAAG aaaacgGCAACGACAGCAGCAGTGACGAATCATCTGCTAGTCCTTCTGTGGACGGAAA CGCTGTATCGGATCTCACTAAGCTCTGTGGCGAGACCAAGTCCAGGAATAAG GCTCGTCGGCGGACAACCACTCAGATGGAGTTGCTGTACGCCAACAGCGAGGCCGCCCCCGATACGGCCGATTTCGCTGGCCCCGTGTTGCCGCTCGCCGAGACGACAGATGGTGGCAGTGATCTTATGGCCCTTTCGCCTGGTTTCTCTTCCAAAATTTCCAGGGT TTCAGGCTACAGAACGCTGTCAGCTGCAGAAAAGCGAGCTTCGCCGGCACCGTCGCCGCTCACTCGCAGGAAGACGTATGACAAGGCCCAAGCGGCAGGCGACAGGGCAAAGCTCAAGGAGATTAAACA GGGCATCATCAACCCCGTGGCGTCCACCAAGAGCCGCTCAGCATCCCTGCTGCAGTGCGTTCACGTGGCCGAGGGACACAGCAAGGCTGTCCTCTGTGTTGACTGCACCGATGACCTGCTCTTCACTGGTTCCAAAG accgGAGTTGCAAGGTTTGGAACCTGGTGACGGGCCAGGAGATCATGTCGCTAGCCGGACACCCCAACAATGTAGTGTCCGTGCGCTACAGCTCCAGCCTAGTCTTCACTGTCTCCACCTCTTACATTAAAGTGTGGGACATCCGCGACTCAGCCAAGTGCATCCGGACACTTTG CTCCTCTGGACAAGTTAACGTCGGTGACGTCTGTTCATCCAACACTAGCAGGACGGTCACCGTCCCAGTAGGCGAGAACCTGATCAATCAAATCGCACTGAATCCCATTGGGACGGTCCTTTACGCTGCGACGGGAAACTCTGTCAGGGTGTGGGATCTACGAAG atttgcatCTACTGGTAAACTAACTGGTCATCAGGGTCCTGTTATGTGTTTGACTGTGGACCAGTCAGAGAACAACCAAGATCTGGTTATCACCGGCTCCAAAGACCACTATGTAAAG CTCTTTGAAGTGACCGAAGGCTCCCTGGGAAGCATCAGTCCGACGCACAAGTTTGAGCCCCCCCACTATGACGGCATTGAGTCTCTGGTAGTTCAGGGTGACTTTTTCTTCAGCGGCTCACGTGACAATGGCATCAAGAAGTGGGACCTGGACCGTAAGGATTTGCTGCAG CAAGTCCCGAACGCACACCGTGACTGGGTGTGCGCCCTGGGTGTGGTCCCAGGTTCTCCGGCTCTTTTGAGCGGCTGCCGTGGTGGAGTACTTAAGCTTTGGAACACGGACACTCTGGCCGGACTGGGCGAGCTCAAGGGTCACGACAGCCCCATTAATGGCATTGCCACCAACTCCAGCCACTTGTTTACTGCCTCTGA CGACCGGACGGTGAAGATCTGGCGTGCTCGCAGCGGCGGACTGGACAGCAATTTCGACACTGTTGACAATGCAGCAGAGGAGGTGGCGAGTAACTGA
- the LOC144071062 gene encoding kinesin-like protein KIF21A isoform X1, translated as MTSGQDESSVRVALRIRPQLPREKIEGCHICTYVMPGEPQVILGKDKSFTYDYVFDMDSQQDAIYQTCTEKLIDGCFEGYNATVFAYGQTGSGKTYTMGTGFDVNISDDELGIIPRAVHHLFRGIERRRQAAQEQGSPMPEFKINAQFLELYNEEVLDLFDSVRDGKQKSHIKIHEDANGGIYTVGVTTRTVSSEAEMMQCLKLGALSRTTASTQMNVQSSRSHAIFTIHLCQVRVCTSCDNHEESNDGDNRVSNGNGDMDEYETLSAKFHFVDLAGSERLKRTGATGDRAKEGISINCGLLALGNVISALGDRSKRSSHVPYRDSKLTRLLQDSLGGNSQTVMIACISPSDRDFMETLNTLKYANRARNIKNKVVVNQDKASQQISALRTEIARLQMELMEYKTGKRLAGEDGVESFSDMFHENTMLQTENGNLRVRVKAMQETIDVQRARLTQLLSDQANQALARAGEGGNEEIGNMIQSYIKEIEDLRAKLLESEAVNESLRKNLSRVSNRQTFYSGPGSFSSSSAPEKETSDIIEIAKKDLEKLKKREKKKKKRLQLLLEERDRREEEVVDSVSKEDFPDNEQEKSSDRENNGERVSDEADMEPQDGSEHDEGEDDEEEEDDEDMEVEDSSDDSDSESDEKENFQADLANITCEIAIKQKLIDELENSQRRLHTLKQQYEQKLMMLQCKIKDTQLERDRVLQNMNSVESGSDDKARKIKTEYERKLSVMNKELQKLQSAQKEHARLLKNQSQYEKQLRKLQMDVAEMKRTKVRLMKQMKEQQEKNRLNESRRNREIASLKKDQRKQEHQLKLLEAQKRQQELVLRRKTEEVTALRRQARPTSGKVIRKINLPEINQDSSHRPFSGRMYSGHLAFNSSRSSPRRAGGLYSTRMARNKWQSLERHVSDIIMQRMTISNMENDMNRLLKQREELTKRKEKVVKKRARLAREGSDAEKAVVPLNEEVDALSANIDYINDSIADCQANIMQMEEAKEEGDTVDVSTVIGSCTLVEARFLLDHFMSMAINKGLQASQKESQVKVMEGRLKQTEITSATQNQLLFHMLKEKAEFNPELDALLGNALQELGNVPAENGNDSSSDESSASPSVDGNAVSDLTKLCGETKSRNKARRRTTTQMELLYANSEAAPDTADFAGPVLPLAETTDGGSDLMALSPGFSSKISRVSGYRTLSAAEKRASPAPSPLTRRKTYDKAQAAGDRAKLKEIKQGIINPVASTKSRSASLLQCVHVAEGHSKAVLCVDCTDDLLFTGSKDRSCKVWNLVTGQEIMSLAGHPNNVVSVRYSSSLVFTVSTSYIKVWDIRDSAKCIRTLCSSGQVNVGDVCSSNTSRTVTVPVGENLINQIALNPIGTVLYAATGNSVRVWDLRRFASTGKLTGHQGPVMCLTVDQSENNQDLVITGSKDHYVKLFEVTEGSLGSISPTHKFEPPHYDGIESLVVQGDFFFSGSRDNGIKKWDLDRKDLLQQVPNAHRDWVCALGVVPGSPALLSGCRGGVLKLWNTDTLAGLGELKGHDSPINGIATNSSHLFTASDDRTVKIWRARSGGLDSNFDTVDNAAEEVASN; from the exons ATGACGTCGGGCCAGGATGAAAGTTCGGTCCGTGTGGCGTTGAG GATCCGTCCTCAACTGCCGCGGGAGAAAATTGAAGGATGCCACATCTGCACGTATGTGATGCCTGGCGAGCCTCAGGTCATTCTGGGCAAGGACAAATCCTTCACGTACGATTACGTGTTTGATATGGACTCGCAGCAGGACGCCATCTACCAAACCTGCACCGAGAAGCTGATCGATGGCTGCTTCGAAGGATACAACGCCACCGTCTTTGCCTACGGACAG ACGGGTTCTGGGAAGACATACACCATGGGGACGGGCTTCGATGTCAATATTTCCGACGACGAACTAGGCATCATACCCCGTGCCGTGCACCACCTTTTCCGGGGCATCGAGCGTCGCCGGCAGGCTGCTCAGGAGCAGGGAAGCCCCATGCCAGAGTTTAAGATCAACGCTCAGTTCCTGGAG CTTTACAACGAGGAAGTTCTGGACTTGTTTGACTCGGTGCGGGACGGGAAGCAGAAATCTCACATCAAGATTCACGAGGATGCCAATGGGGGCATCTACACAGTTGGCGTTACCACACGTACCGTGTCCTCTGAAGCCGAG ATGATGCAGTGCCTGAAGCTAGGTGCTCTGTCACGCACCACGGCCAGCACGCAGATGAACGTCCAGAGTTCCCGTTCACATGCCATCTTTACCATCCACCTGTGCCAAGTCCGTGTCTGTACCTCATGCGACAAT CATGAAGAAAGCAACGACGGTGACAATCGGGTCTCCAACGGTAATGGAGACATGGATGAATACGAAACGCTAAGTGCCAAATTCCATTTTGTGGACCTTGCGGGCTCTGAGAGGCTTAAGAGGACTGGTGCCACTGGAGACCGAGCCAAGGAGGGCATTTCCATCAACTGCGGATTG CTGGCCCTAGGAAATGTGATTAGTGCTTTGGGCGACCGTAGCAAGCGGTCCTCGCACGTGCCTTATCGGGACTCTAAACTGACACGACTCCTGCAGGACTCATTGGGAGGAAACAG CCAAACAGTAATGATTGCGTGCATCAGTCCATCCGACCGCGACTTCATGGAGACGCTTAACACGCTCAAGTACGCAAACCGCGCCCGCAACATTAAGAACAAGGTGGTGGTCAACCAAGACAAAGCCAGCCAGCAGATCAGTGCGCTCAGAACTGAGATTGCAAGGCTGCAGATGGAACTCATGGAGTATAAGACG GGCAAACGCTTGGCAGGCGAGGACGGCGTGGAGAGTTTCAGCGACATGTTCCATGAGAACACCATGTTGCAGACGGAAAACGGCAACCTCCGCGTACGGGTGAAGGCCATGCAGGAGACGATTGACGTCCAGCGGGCACGACTCACGCAGCTGCTTAGCGACCAGGCCAACCAGGCCCTTGCAAGAGCGG GTGAAGGAGGCAATGAAGAAATTGGCAACATGATACAGAGTTAcatcaaagaaattgaagatcTCAG AGCCAAGCTTCTTGAGAGTGAGGCGGTCAACGAGAGTCTGCGCAAGAACCTCTCTCGCGTCTCCAACCGCCAGACCTTTTATAGTGGACCCGgttccttttcttcttcttccgccCCCGAAAAGGAAACGTCTGACATCATTGAGATAGCCAAGAAAGACCTAGAGAAACTCAAAAAgcgagagaaaaagaaaaagaaaag ACTCCAGCTGCTTTTGGAAGAGCGAGACAGGAGGGAGGAGGAGGTTGTCGACAG CGTCAGCAAAGAGGACTTTCCCGACAACGAGCAGGAAAAGAGCAGCGACAGGGAAAACAATGGCGAGCGAGTCAGCGACGAAGCCGACATG GAGCCACAGGATGGAAGTGAGCACGATGAAGGAGAggatgatgaagaagaggaggacgaTGAGGACATGGAGGTTGAGGACAGCTCAGATGACTCCGACTCTGAGTCTGATGAGAAAG AAAACTTCCAGGCAGACCTGGCCAACATCACGTGCGAGATTGCCATAAAACAGAAGCTGATTGACGAGCTGGAGAACAGCCAGCGTCGCCTGCACACGCTCAAGCAGCAGTATGAGCAAAAGCTGATGATGCTGCAGTGCAAGATCAAGGACACGCAGTTGGAGCGGGATCGCGTCCTCCAGAACATGA ACTCGGTGGAGAGTGGCTCGGATGACAAGGCCCGAAAAATCAAGACGGAATACGAGAGGAAGCTGAGCGTGATGAACAAGGAGCTCCAGAAACTGCAGTCAGCCCAGAAGGAACACGCCCGCCTGCTTAAGAACCAATCGCAGTACGAGAAGCAGCTACGCAAGCTCCAGATGGATGTTGCCGAAATGAAGAGGACCAAG GTGCGCCTCATGAAGCAAATGAAAGAGCAGCAGGAGAAGAACCGCCTCAACGAGTCCCGCCGAAACAGGGAGATCGCCTCTTTGAAGAAGGACCAGCGGAAACAGGAG CACCAATTGAAGTTGCTGGAGGCCCAGAAGCGGCAGCAGGAACTTGTCCTGAGGCGGAAGACCGAGGAG GTGACTGCTCTGCGAAGGCAAGCCAGGCCCACCTCTGGGAAGGTCATTCGTAAGATCAACCTTCCAGAAATCAACCAGGACTCATCCCATCGTCCATTTTCTGGACGCATGTACTCTGGACACCTCGCTTTCAACAGCTCCAG ATCTTCCCCCAGGCGTGCTGGCGGTCTTTACTCCACTCGAATGGCCCGCAACAAGTGGCAGTCTCTGGAGCGGCATGTCTCTGATATCATCATGCAGAGGATGACTATCTCCAATATGGAGAACGACATGAACCGCCTCCTTAAG CAACGTGAGGAGCTGACCAAGCGGAAGGAGAAGGTGGTGAAAAAGAGAGCGCGACTGGCCAGGGAAGGGTCCGATGCTGAGAAGGCAGTGGTCCCGCTGAATGAGGAAGTGGATGCATTGTCTGCCAACATTGATTACATCAATGACAGCATTGCTGACTGTCAGGCCAACATTATGCAAATGGAAGAGGCCAAG GAGGAAGGCGACACTGTGGACGTCTCTACCGTGATTGGTTCCTGCACATTGGTGGAGGCTCGTTTCCTGCTGGATCATTTCATGTCCATGGCTATAAACAAG GGTCTGCAGGCATCCCAGAAGGAGTCCCAGGTGAAGGTGATGGAGGGCCGCCTAAAGCAGACAGAGATCACCAGTGCCACCCAGAACCAGTTGCTTTTCCACATGCTGAAGGAGAAGGCAGAGTTCAACCCAGAGTTGGACGCGCTGCTCGGTAACGCCTTGCAAG AGCTAGGTAACGTGCCAGCTG aaaacgGCAACGACAGCAGCAGTGACGAATCATCTGCTAGTCCTTCTGTGGACGGAAA CGCTGTATCGGATCTCACTAAGCTCTGTGGCGAGACCAAGTCCAGGAATAAG GCTCGTCGGCGGACAACCACTCAGATGGAGTTGCTGTACGCCAACAGCGAGGCCGCCCCCGATACGGCCGATTTCGCTGGCCCCGTGTTGCCGCTCGCCGAGACGACAGATGGTGGCAGTGATCTTATGGCCCTTTCGCCTGGTTTCTCTTCCAAAATTTCCAGGGT TTCAGGCTACAGAACGCTGTCAGCTGCAGAAAAGCGAGCTTCGCCGGCACCGTCGCCGCTCACTCGCAGGAAGACGTATGACAAGGCCCAAGCGGCAGGCGACAGGGCAAAGCTCAAGGAGATTAAACA GGGCATCATCAACCCCGTGGCGTCCACCAAGAGCCGCTCAGCATCCCTGCTGCAGTGCGTTCACGTGGCCGAGGGACACAGCAAGGCTGTCCTCTGTGTTGACTGCACCGATGACCTGCTCTTCACTGGTTCCAAAG accgGAGTTGCAAGGTTTGGAACCTGGTGACGGGCCAGGAGATCATGTCGCTAGCCGGACACCCCAACAATGTAGTGTCCGTGCGCTACAGCTCCAGCCTAGTCTTCACTGTCTCCACCTCTTACATTAAAGTGTGGGACATCCGCGACTCAGCCAAGTGCATCCGGACACTTTG CTCCTCTGGACAAGTTAACGTCGGTGACGTCTGTTCATCCAACACTAGCAGGACGGTCACCGTCCCAGTAGGCGAGAACCTGATCAATCAAATCGCACTGAATCCCATTGGGACGGTCCTTTACGCTGCGACGGGAAACTCTGTCAGGGTGTGGGATCTACGAAG atttgcatCTACTGGTAAACTAACTGGTCATCAGGGTCCTGTTATGTGTTTGACTGTGGACCAGTCAGAGAACAACCAAGATCTGGTTATCACCGGCTCCAAAGACCACTATGTAAAG CTCTTTGAAGTGACCGAAGGCTCCCTGGGAAGCATCAGTCCGACGCACAAGTTTGAGCCCCCCCACTATGACGGCATTGAGTCTCTGGTAGTTCAGGGTGACTTTTTCTTCAGCGGCTCACGTGACAATGGCATCAAGAAGTGGGACCTGGACCGTAAGGATTTGCTGCAG CAAGTCCCGAACGCACACCGTGACTGGGTGTGCGCCCTGGGTGTGGTCCCAGGTTCTCCGGCTCTTTTGAGCGGCTGCCGTGGTGGAGTACTTAAGCTTTGGAACACGGACACTCTGGCCGGACTGGGCGAGCTCAAGGGTCACGACAGCCCCATTAATGGCATTGCCACCAACTCCAGCCACTTGTTTACTGCCTCTGA CGACCGGACGGTGAAGATCTGGCGTGCTCGCAGCGGCGGACTGGACAGCAATTTCGACACTGTTGACAATGCAGCAGAGGAGGTGGCGAGTAACTGA